A DNA window from Caulobacter mirabilis contains the following coding sequences:
- a CDS encoding carboxymuconolactone decarboxylase family protein: MPRLRQVPRAEVDQGTGLRMYNLLFGDRDPVAEPGTATGTPGDWWTVFALVPDCLHHACQGFGFYRSPNRKIDPVLRELGQTRAGWNKGSQFVFSQHCKSLRGLNVSEERIAAIPHWEVADCFTENERAVLAYTDYLTLQNGRVPDPVFDRLKTFLSDEEILEFTYITCLYDMHAVMTRALRLEYDDVDERIVEIAAPEGDVGRDFLDTGRGDADVR, translated from the coding sequence ATGCCCCGTCTTCGTCAGGTCCCCCGCGCCGAGGTCGATCAGGGCACCGGCCTGCGCATGTACAACCTGTTGTTCGGCGATCGCGATCCAGTGGCCGAGCCCGGCACCGCGACCGGCACCCCCGGCGACTGGTGGACGGTCTTCGCGCTGGTGCCGGACTGCCTGCACCACGCTTGCCAGGGCTTCGGCTTCTACCGCAGCCCCAACCGCAAGATCGATCCGGTCCTGCGCGAGCTGGGCCAGACCCGCGCCGGCTGGAACAAGGGCAGCCAGTTCGTCTTCTCGCAGCACTGCAAGTCCCTGCGTGGGCTGAACGTCAGCGAAGAACGCATCGCCGCCATCCCGCACTGGGAAGTGGCCGACTGCTTCACCGAGAACGAGCGCGCGGTCCTGGCCTATACTGACTACCTGACCCTGCAGAACGGCCGCGTGCCGGACCCGGTGTTCGACAGGCTGAAGACCTTCCTGTCGGACGAGGAGATCCTGGAGTTCACCTACATCACCTGCCTGTACGACATGCATGCCGTGATGACCCGGGCGCTGCGGCTCGAGTACGACGACGTCGACGAGCGCATCGTCGAGATCGCCGCGCCCGAGGGCGATGTCGGCCGCGACTTCCTGGACACGGGCCGCGGAGACGCGGACGTCCGCTAG
- a CDS encoding DUF2268 domain-containing putative Zn-dependent protease (predicted Zn-dependent protease with a strongly conserved HExxH motif): MTLGRRLAQAGLALATLVAAAGASAATPTTSTSDIDNFWTAYDAIRKIDDPAEQLATFKRLYVDKASPGLTAFMAARRCTPEVYLKQIQSYPKFWASVRPRTALAGSVTAQLPPYIERFRALYPGLRPASITYSIGCLRSSGTTQGDKVLIGAELAFGDESIDVSELPERDRTRLAGYFRTQPSKGLVLLNMHELAHTQQPANVGDTLLAQAVLEGVAEFVAEQVTGRRPALPYFDYGPRHEAEIKTRFKAEMDGPYDNWLYNGTDNPFGVGDLGYFVGYRICQTYHERASDKRAALKRMIELDVRDAAAVKAFVADSGYLD, translated from the coding sequence ATGACTCTGGGCAGACGTCTGGCGCAGGCCGGCCTGGCTCTGGCGACCCTGGTCGCGGCCGCCGGCGCCTCGGCGGCGACGCCGACGACCTCAACCAGCGACATCGATAACTTCTGGACCGCCTACGACGCCATCCGGAAGATCGACGATCCCGCAGAGCAGCTCGCAACCTTCAAGCGGCTCTACGTCGACAAGGCCTCGCCGGGGCTGACAGCCTTCATGGCGGCGCGGCGCTGCACGCCCGAGGTCTATCTGAAGCAGATCCAGAGCTATCCGAAGTTCTGGGCCTCGGTCCGTCCACGGACAGCGCTGGCGGGATCGGTGACCGCGCAACTGCCGCCCTATATCGAGCGTTTCCGCGCGCTCTACCCGGGCCTGCGCCCGGCCAGCATCACCTATTCGATCGGCTGCCTGCGCTCGTCCGGAACGACCCAGGGCGACAAGGTGCTGATCGGCGCGGAGTTGGCCTTCGGGGACGAAAGCATCGATGTCTCCGAACTGCCTGAACGCGATCGGACCCGTCTGGCCGGCTACTTCCGCACCCAACCCTCCAAAGGCCTGGTGCTGCTCAACATGCATGAGCTGGCGCACACCCAGCAACCGGCCAACGTCGGCGACACCCTGCTGGCCCAGGCCGTGCTGGAAGGCGTGGCGGAGTTCGTTGCGGAGCAGGTCACCGGCCGGCGGCCGGCCCTGCCCTACTTCGACTACGGCCCCCGGCACGAGGCCGAGATCAAGACCCGTTTCAAGGCCGAGATGGACGGCCCCTACGACAACTGGCTGTACAATGGAACCGACAACCCGTTCGGGGTCGGCGACCTGGGCTATTTCGTCGGCTACCGGATCTGCCAAACCTACCACGAGCGCGCGTCCGACAAGCGGGCGGCCCTCAAGCGGATGATCGAGCTCGACGTCCGCGACGCGGCGGCTGTGAAGGCCTTCGTGGCCGACAGCGGCTATCTCGACTAG
- a CDS encoding long-chain-fatty-acid--CoA ligase → MRLTQTLRRAVLVRPDHTATIDGDRVRTWRDVQDRVARLSGSLRRLGVKEGDRVAVLANNCDLYFEAYFAILWSGACIVPLNTRLAQAETRFQLQDAGASALLFGEEFAAVAAELKPQLPGVTAWIGMDGAGGAADHAFEDLVASGEPAAEVERKADVLAGIFYTGGTTGLPKGVMLTHRALSAMAMNLTMSLKVDETIVNLHSAPMFHLADIGTFMATMVGGTHVFVRRLDETVMLDLIERWGITHIFTVPAIIDRLARHPRGDIARGLKVLGYGGAPMPLGTYDVARARFPDVDFVQGFGMTEMGAHTFLEARHHRPGADPEKMKSVGQPCYGYEIKVCDEAGNEVPRRTLGEIVGRGDNMMAGYWNRPDETAKALRDGWMWSGDAGFMDEDGFVYITDRFKDMIVTGGENVYSIEVENVVSRHPAVVECAVIGVPDDKWGERVHAIVVLKPGEALAFEALAAHCRAEIAGYKTPKSLQVLLTPLPRSAAGKVLKTDLRAPWWEGREKRV, encoded by the coding sequence ATGCGGCTGACCCAGACCCTTCGCCGGGCCGTTCTCGTGCGTCCGGATCATACGGCTACGATCGACGGCGACCGGGTTCGCACCTGGCGCGATGTGCAGGATCGGGTGGCGCGGCTGTCGGGCTCGCTGCGTCGGCTGGGCGTCAAGGAGGGCGACCGGGTCGCCGTCCTGGCGAACAACTGCGACCTCTACTTCGAGGCCTATTTCGCCATCCTGTGGAGCGGCGCCTGCATCGTGCCGCTGAACACCCGCCTGGCCCAGGCCGAGACCCGGTTCCAACTGCAGGACGCCGGTGCGAGCGCGCTTCTGTTCGGCGAGGAGTTCGCGGCCGTCGCGGCCGAGCTGAAGCCGCAGCTGCCGGGCGTCACTGCTTGGATCGGAATGGACGGCGCCGGCGGCGCGGCCGACCACGCGTTCGAAGACCTGGTCGCCTCGGGCGAGCCGGCTGCCGAAGTGGAGCGCAAGGCCGACGTCCTGGCCGGCATCTTCTACACCGGCGGCACCACCGGCCTGCCCAAGGGCGTGATGCTGACCCATCGCGCGCTGTCGGCGATGGCGATGAACCTGACCATGTCGCTGAAAGTCGACGAGACCATCGTCAACCTGCACTCGGCGCCGATGTTCCACCTGGCCGACATCGGCACCTTCATGGCCACCATGGTCGGCGGGACCCACGTCTTCGTCCGCAGGCTCGACGAGACCGTCATGCTCGACCTGATCGAGCGCTGGGGGATCACCCACATCTTCACGGTGCCGGCGATCATCGACCGCCTGGCCCGGCATCCGCGGGGGGACATTGCGCGTGGGCTGAAGGTGCTGGGCTACGGCGGCGCGCCGATGCCGCTGGGGACCTACGACGTCGCCCGGGCGCGGTTCCCGGATGTCGACTTCGTCCAGGGGTTCGGCATGACCGAGATGGGCGCCCACACCTTCCTGGAGGCCCGGCATCACCGGCCGGGCGCCGATCCGGAGAAGATGAAGTCCGTCGGACAACCCTGCTACGGCTACGAGATCAAGGTCTGCGACGAGGCCGGAAACGAGGTTCCGCGCCGGACCCTGGGCGAGATCGTCGGCCGCGGCGATAACATGATGGCCGGCTACTGGAACCGCCCGGACGAGACCGCCAAGGCGTTGCGGGACGGCTGGATGTGGTCGGGCGACGCCGGCTTCATGGACGAGGACGGCTTCGTCTACATCACCGACCGGTTCAAGGACATGATCGTGACCGGCGGCGAGAACGTCTATTCGATCGAGGTCGAGAACGTCGTCTCGCGCCATCCGGCCGTGGTCGAGTGCGCGGTTATCGGCGTGCCGGACGACAAGTGGGGCGAGCGGGTCCACGCCATTGTCGTGCTCAAGCCGGGCGAGGCGCTGGCGTTCGAAGCCCTGGCCGCCCACTGCCGCGCCGAGATCGCCGGCTACAAGACGCCCAAGAGCCTCCAGGTGCTGCTGACGCCGCTGCCGCGCAGCGCCGCCGGCAAGGTGCTCAAGACCGACCTGCGCGCGCCCTGGTGGGAAGGCCGCGAGAAGCGGGTCTAG
- a CDS encoding TonB-dependent receptor: protein MRHPATIRMFASAGALALIAALAGEASAQEAQQVEEIVVTAQKREQNLQDVPVAVSAFGSQQLEAQSVQNLTDLSAKAPNVVLAPVGAYPYASAFFIRGLGFADVESTFEPSVGVEMNGVYLARNSGALQDFFDIESVEILRGPQGTLYGRNTIGGVVSVRTKKPVVGAGFNGAVQVTVGDHGRQEGRLAVEVPLGDVFAARASVLYKSYDGYNRNVTLNKREGDNEVLSGRFTLVAKPSDTFDASLVVDFDQEDGSGGSFRNASLPGNVFYQLSPTTGAPGAPPFTADQINQAKNVYNVFSGTPSFAEIDTWGVALTANWHLDYGTLTSITGYREFDDLVQSDYDGSAANMFAALRDQTHKQFSQEFRLAGEFGDKVDYVLGLYFMDQEYAITNTQSGLLFGGASLKQIASQENQAWASFGQLDWHVDDKMTITAGGRVSYEKKTFKNQPLGSLVSRTFEDEWGNFSPKVGVNYEFTPRVMGYVTWSRGFRSGGFNGRASRPETAGPYDSETVDSLEAGVKSELFDRRLRLNGAVFTSNYSDMQVSSQRFIGGKYESVVLNAGEARISGAEAEALWIVGGGWRLNANVAYLDAEFVSNFTDLDGNGVAEDNSDLPMAYAPKWSGSVGVNYVRDTPLGEFGFNANAVYTDDMYTSGGALNRVSNVQVRPSNTLVDATISLTGTQGWKVSLWGKNLMDEEVINNTFNIGPLGNLRIYQAPRTWGLEVGYKF from the coding sequence ATGCGCCATCCGGCGACCATTCGCATGTTCGCGTCCGCAGGGGCCCTGGCCCTGATCGCCGCCCTGGCCGGCGAGGCCTCGGCGCAAGAGGCCCAGCAGGTCGAGGAGATCGTGGTCACCGCGCAGAAGCGCGAGCAGAACCTGCAGGACGTGCCGGTGGCCGTCTCGGCGTTCGGCTCGCAGCAGCTCGAGGCGCAGTCCGTCCAGAACCTGACCGACCTCAGCGCCAAGGCTCCGAACGTCGTCCTGGCTCCCGTCGGCGCCTATCCCTACGCCAGCGCCTTCTTCATCCGCGGCCTGGGCTTCGCCGACGTGGAGTCGACCTTCGAGCCCTCGGTCGGCGTCGAGATGAACGGCGTCTACCTGGCCCGCAACAGCGGCGCGCTGCAGGACTTCTTCGACATCGAGTCGGTCGAGATCCTGCGCGGCCCGCAGGGCACGCTCTACGGCCGCAACACCATCGGCGGCGTGGTCAGCGTCCGCACCAAGAAGCCGGTCGTCGGCGCCGGCTTCAACGGCGCGGTCCAGGTGACCGTCGGCGACCACGGCCGCCAGGAAGGCCGCCTGGCCGTCGAGGTCCCGCTGGGCGACGTCTTCGCGGCCCGCGCCTCGGTGCTCTACAAGAGCTACGACGGCTACAACCGCAACGTCACGCTGAACAAGCGCGAGGGCGACAACGAGGTCCTGTCGGGCCGCTTCACCCTGGTCGCCAAGCCGTCGGATACGTTCGACGCCAGCCTGGTGGTCGACTTCGACCAGGAGGACGGCTCGGGCGGTTCGTTCCGCAACGCCTCGCTGCCGGGCAACGTGTTCTACCAGCTCAGCCCGACCACCGGCGCGCCGGGCGCGCCGCCGTTCACCGCCGACCAGATTAACCAGGCCAAGAACGTCTACAACGTGTTCAGCGGCACGCCGTCGTTCGCCGAGATCGACACCTGGGGCGTCGCCCTGACGGCCAACTGGCATCTCGACTACGGCACGCTGACCAGCATCACCGGCTACCGTGAGTTCGACGACCTGGTGCAGAGCGACTACGACGGCAGCGCGGCCAACATGTTCGCCGCCCTCCGCGACCAGACCCACAAGCAGTTCAGCCAGGAGTTCCGCCTGGCCGGGGAGTTCGGCGACAAGGTCGACTACGTGCTGGGCCTGTACTTCATGGACCAGGAGTACGCGATCACGAACACCCAGAGCGGGCTCCTGTTCGGCGGCGCGTCCCTGAAGCAGATCGCCAGCCAGGAAAACCAGGCCTGGGCCTCGTTCGGCCAGCTCGACTGGCATGTCGACGACAAGATGACCATCACCGCCGGCGGCCGCGTCAGCTACGAGAAGAAGACCTTCAAGAACCAGCCTCTCGGCAGCCTGGTGTCCCGGACGTTCGAGGACGAGTGGGGCAACTTCTCGCCGAAGGTGGGCGTCAACTACGAGTTCACCCCGCGGGTCATGGGCTATGTGACCTGGTCGCGCGGCTTCCGCAGCGGTGGGTTCAACGGCCGCGCCTCGCGCCCCGAGACGGCCGGTCCGTACGATTCCGAGACCGTGGACAGCCTGGAAGCCGGCGTGAAGAGCGAGCTCTTCGACCGCCGCCTGCGCCTCAACGGGGCGGTGTTCACCAGCAACTACTCGGACATGCAGGTCAGCAGCCAGCGCTTCATCGGCGGCAAGTACGAGTCCGTCGTCCTGAACGCCGGCGAGGCCCGCATCAGCGGCGCCGAGGCGGAGGCGCTCTGGATCGTCGGCGGCGGCTGGCGCCTGAACGCCAACGTCGCCTACCTGGACGCCGAGTTCGTGAGCAACTTCACCGACCTCGACGGCAACGGCGTGGCCGAGGACAACAGCGACCTGCCGATGGCCTATGCGCCGAAATGGTCGGGCAGCGTCGGCGTGAACTACGTCCGCGACACGCCGCTGGGCGAGTTCGGCTTCAACGCCAACGCCGTCTACACCGACGACATGTACACCTCGGGCGGGGCGCTGAACCGCGTCTCGAACGTCCAGGTCCGCCCGTCGAACACCCTGGTCGACGCCACGATCTCGCTGACCGGGACCCAGGGCTGGAAGGTCTCGCTGTGGGGCAAGAACCTGATGGACGAGGAGGTGATCAACAACACCTTCAACATCGGGCCGCTCGGCAATCTGCGCATCTACCAGGCGCCCCGCACCTGGGGCCTGGAGGTCGGCTACAAGTTCTAG
- a CDS encoding VOC family protein, translated as MRTTGINHVALVARDMQETVTFYTEVLGMPLVKTVALPDGGQHFFFDCGGDTAVAFFWWPETPAAAPGVASVRKFPSDSKTAIGSMNHLAFDVAQGELSACLTRLKAAGVEHIPVIVNHDDSESGVCGELHDGVFVRSVYFTDPNGIMMEFAASTKAFVAEDVRHAPQGATVEV; from the coding sequence ATGCGCACAACCGGCATCAACCATGTGGCCCTGGTCGCCCGGGACATGCAGGAGACCGTGACATTCTACACGGAGGTGCTCGGCATGCCCCTCGTGAAGACCGTGGCCCTGCCGGACGGCGGCCAGCACTTCTTCTTCGACTGCGGCGGCGACACGGCCGTGGCCTTCTTCTGGTGGCCGGAAACCCCAGCGGCGGCGCCAGGCGTCGCCTCTGTCCGCAAGTTCCCCAGCGACTCCAAGACGGCCATCGGCTCGATGAACCACCTGGCCTTCGACGTCGCCCAGGGCGAGCTGTCGGCTTGTCTGACCCGCCTGAAGGCGGCCGGCGTCGAGCACATCCCGGTCATCGTGAACCACGACGACAGCGAGAGCGGCGTCTGCGGCGAGCTGCACGACGGCGTTTTCGTCCGGTCGGTCTACTTCACCGACCCCAACGGCATCATGATGGAGTTCGCGGCGAGCACGAAAGCCTTCGTCGCCGAGGACGTCCGGCACGCGCCCCAGGGCGCCACGGTGGAGGTCTAG
- a CDS encoding 12-oxophytodienoate reductase — translation MSVEALFRPFAARSLRTANRIAMASMARWAAPGGDPAPLEDFYRRRIEGGAGLILTEGVNPDRPAAGNDPCSLKLHGPALGGWRTVIDAVQGAGGAIVPQLWHCGATAKPGQAWTPSVPFESPSGRQAPGLKRGVVMDEAAVEATIAAFAQAAAEARALGFDGVEIHAGHGYLLDQFQWRATNDRTDRWGGATLAERSRFPLAAVKAVRAAVGPDFAVLLRVSQWKSADLSAQLVETPSELEAWLGPFVDAGVDVISASQLRWDQAEFEGSPLGLAGWVRTLLGVPTIVAGGVGMSGDFIRTFGGETGAPEPVEEISRRLDAGEFDLVAVGRGMLADADWANRVREGRPRTNCPPSRLFAGVV, via the coding sequence ATGTCGGTCGAGGCCCTGTTCCGCCCATTCGCGGCCAGATCGCTGCGGACGGCCAACCGGATCGCCATGGCCTCCATGGCGCGCTGGGCCGCGCCCGGCGGCGATCCGGCGCCGCTGGAGGACTTCTACCGCCGGCGGATCGAGGGCGGCGCCGGGCTGATCCTGACCGAGGGCGTCAACCCGGACCGGCCGGCGGCCGGCAACGACCCCTGCTCGCTGAAGCTGCACGGCCCGGCGCTCGGCGGCTGGCGGACGGTGATCGACGCCGTCCAAGGCGCGGGCGGCGCGATCGTCCCCCAGCTCTGGCATTGCGGCGCGACGGCCAAGCCGGGCCAGGCCTGGACGCCGTCTGTCCCGTTCGAGAGCCCCTCCGGCCGCCAGGCGCCGGGTCTGAAGCGCGGCGTCGTCATGGACGAGGCGGCGGTCGAGGCGACCATCGCCGCCTTCGCCCAGGCCGCCGCCGAGGCCAGGGCGCTGGGGTTCGACGGCGTCGAGATCCATGCCGGCCACGGCTACCTGCTGGATCAGTTCCAATGGCGCGCCACGAATGACCGCACCGACCGCTGGGGCGGCGCGACGCTCGCCGAGCGCAGCCGCTTTCCGCTGGCGGCGGTGAAGGCCGTCCGCGCCGCCGTCGGCCCGGATTTCGCGGTCCTGCTGCGTGTCTCGCAATGGAAGTCGGCCGACCTTTCGGCACAACTGGTCGAGACGCCGTCCGAGCTGGAGGCTTGGCTGGGACCCTTCGTCGACGCGGGCGTGGACGTAATCAGCGCCTCCCAGCTGCGCTGGGATCAAGCCGAGTTCGAAGGCTCGCCGCTCGGTCTCGCCGGCTGGGTGCGGACGCTGCTGGGCGTTCCGACCATCGTCGCCGGCGGCGTCGGGATGAGCGGCGACTTCATCCGCACCTTCGGTGGCGAGACCGGTGCGCCCGAGCCTGTCGAGGAGATCTCGCGCCGGCTGGACGCGGGCGAGTTCGACCTGGTCGCCGTGGGCCGCGGCATGCTGGCGGACGCCGACTGGGCGAACCGCGTACGCGAGGGTCGCCCACGCACGAACTGCCCGCCGTCGCGCCTGTTCGCCGGCGTCGTCTAG
- a CDS encoding CaiB/BaiF CoA transferase family protein codes for MSGGPLEGLIVVEAGQLIAGPFCGQLLGDLGATVIKIEPPRIGDPMRAWGRGAPVWWEVIARNKKSVSIDLRKPEGQGLARRLIDGADILIENFRPGTLEGWNLGPDQLHDTNPGLIVVRMSGYGQTGPYSTRAGFGGIGEAMGGWRNIVGEPDRPPSRMGVSIGDSLAATYGCMGALAALEHRRKTGKGQVVDSALYEAVLQVMESLVPEYVATGQARERSGAILPGIAPSNVYPCSDGEYLIGGNGDGVFKRLCEAMGRPELATDPRYVDHASRGANQTELDDLIADWTRTLTVDEVEALMTEHGVPAGRIYKPADMLADPHFAAREAIIEVDHPKWPGLKMQNVFPKLSATPGGVRSIAPQTVGEHNDEILGTRLGFDGDALARLRESGII; via the coding sequence GTGTCGGGTGGACCGCTGGAAGGACTGATCGTCGTCGAGGCCGGACAGCTGATCGCGGGGCCGTTCTGCGGCCAGCTTCTGGGCGACCTGGGCGCGACCGTGATCAAGATCGAGCCGCCGAGGATCGGCGACCCGATGCGGGCCTGGGGCCGCGGCGCGCCGGTCTGGTGGGAGGTCATCGCCCGCAACAAGAAGTCCGTCTCGATCGACCTGCGCAAGCCGGAAGGCCAGGGCCTGGCTCGCCGGCTGATCGACGGCGCGGACATCCTCATCGAGAACTTCCGACCCGGCACGCTGGAGGGCTGGAACCTCGGTCCCGACCAGCTTCACGACACCAATCCCGGCCTGATCGTGGTGCGGATGTCGGGCTACGGCCAGACCGGCCCCTACAGCACCCGCGCCGGCTTCGGCGGCATCGGCGAGGCCATGGGCGGATGGCGCAACATCGTCGGCGAGCCGGACCGTCCGCCGTCGCGCATGGGCGTCTCGATCGGCGACAGCCTGGCGGCGACCTACGGCTGCATGGGGGCGCTGGCGGCGCTGGAGCACCGCCGCAAGACGGGCAAGGGCCAGGTGGTCGACTCGGCCCTGTACGAGGCCGTGCTGCAGGTCATGGAGAGCCTGGTCCCCGAGTATGTGGCGACCGGCCAGGCCCGCGAGCGGTCGGGCGCCATCCTGCCCGGTATCGCACCCTCGAACGTCTATCCCTGCAGCGACGGCGAGTATCTGATCGGCGGCAACGGCGACGGGGTGTTCAAGCGCCTGTGCGAGGCCATGGGCCGGCCGGAGCTGGCGACCGATCCTCGCTACGTCGACCACGCTTCGCGGGGGGCGAACCAGACCGAGCTGGACGACCTGATCGCCGACTGGACCCGCACTTTGACCGTCGACGAGGTCGAGGCCCTGATGACCGAGCACGGCGTGCCGGCGGGGCGGATCTACAAGCCTGCCGACATGCTGGCCGACCCCCATTTCGCCGCTCGCGAGGCGATCATCGAGGTCGACCATCCGAAGTGGCCCGGCCTGAAGATGCAGAACGTCTTCCCCAAGCTGTCGGCGACGCCGGGCGGCGTGCGCAGCATCGCGCCTCAGACCGTGGGCGAGCACAACGACGAGATCCTGGGAACCCGCCTGGGCTTCGACGGGGACGCGCTGGCCCGGCTTCGGGAGAGCGGGATCATCTAG
- a CDS encoding MarR family winged helix-turn-helix transcriptional regulator codes for MIGAETLIVPLLQAFFWFDDGLQSYLQARGWNQVTRPQSMVMANVVIGFHKPSDIARNLGISRQAVHTTINQMVELGMLELRDDKDDRRAKIVAVSDKGRAMGRDADDAMAALTAELKRRIGPRNVENLIKAFSAEWGESPTQWPEVAKGA; via the coding sequence ATGATCGGCGCCGAGACCCTCATCGTCCCCCTCCTCCAGGCCTTCTTCTGGTTCGACGACGGGTTGCAGAGCTATCTCCAGGCGCGGGGCTGGAACCAGGTGACCCGTCCGCAGTCGATGGTGATGGCCAACGTCGTGATCGGTTTCCACAAGCCCTCCGACATTGCCCGCAACCTGGGCATCAGCCGCCAGGCCGTGCACACCACCATCAACCAGATGGTTGAGCTGGGCATGCTGGAGCTGCGCGACGACAAGGACGACCGTCGCGCCAAGATCGTCGCCGTCAGCGACAAGGGGCGGGCGATGGGCCGCGACGCCGACGATGCGATGGCCGCCCTGACCGCGGAACTGAAGCGGCGGATCGGACCGCGCAACGTCGAAAACCTGATCAAGGCCTTCAGCGCGGAGTGGGGAGAGTCCCCCACCCAATGGCCCGAGGTCGCCAAGGGCGCCTGA